From a region of the Lactuca sativa cultivar Salinas chromosome 4, Lsat_Salinas_v11, whole genome shotgun sequence genome:
- the LOC111907924 gene encoding nuclear pore complex protein NUP35 produces MSSSIHRTPKSTGRQSLFFNDLATPVTNRRSGSGKFTTPGQAAAVSALWRENFATSDLPPPPAFTLEDRSDFSPESGIQEYPVGSPERNSNPRTPARTPSKLFSTSPNKSSPPNSNPSTSPYSLFGNQQSHTFQNQNHNQSPSGTSSWWSAGGGDDKGKGSGSPSGSPVDGVVHRQPGALVILPPPREVARPELQRNSLPVGTIDEEEWVTVYGFSPADTNLVLREFEKCGVILKHVLGPRDSNWMHILYQSRFDAQKALSKNGMQLNGALIIGVKPVDPMQRQALTDRINNHGGFMPLPPPTTARTSETSAFKSSTRSSYLQNGNANTSQSGGTMASPSKSLVYKVMDLMFGL; encoded by the exons ATGAGCTCAAGTATTCACAGGACACCGAAATCAACCGGTAGGCAATCCTTGTTCTTCAATGATTTAGCCACTCCTGTCACTAACCGTCGCAGTGGATCCGGTAAATTCACAACCCCTGGCCAAGCCGCCGCCGTATCGGCTCTATGGCGTGAAAATTTCGCCACCTCAGAtctaccaccaccacccgccTTCACGCTCGAAGATCGATCCGATTTCTCTCCGGAATCTGGGATCCAAGAATATCCCGTTGGCTCTCCCGAACGTAATTCGAACCCTAGGACTCCCGCTCGAACGCCGTCTAAGTTATTTTCCACAAGCCCCAACAAGTCTTCCCCACCTAATTCAAACCCTAGCACGTCGCCCTATTCATTGTTCGGGAATCAGCAGTCACACACCTTTCAGAATCAGAATCATAATCAGAGCCCCTCAGGGACTTCGAGTTGGTGGTCCGCAGGTGGGGGTGATGATAAGGGAAAGGGCTCGGGTTCACCTTCAGGTTCTCCGGTTGATGGTGTTGTTCATCGTCAGCCAGGCGCTTTGGTGATTCTGCCGCCGCCTAGGGAGGTTGCTAGACCGGAACTTCAGAGGAATTCTTTGCCTGTGGGTACGATTGATGAGGAAGAATGGGTTACTGTTTATGG GTTTTCTCCAGCAGACACAAATTTAGTGCTTCGGGAGTTTGAAAAATGTGGCGTAATTCTCAAGCATGTTCTAGGTCCAAGAGATTCTAATTGGATGCACATTCTTTATCAG AGTCGATTTGATGCTCAAAAGGCTCTGAGCAAGAACGGAATGCAACTAAATGGAGCTTTAATCATCGGAGTGAAACCAGTGGATCCAATGCAACGTCAAGCTCTTACTGATAGAATAAACAATCATGGCGGATTCATGCCATTACCACCACCAACAACCGCCAGAACATCAGAGACCTCCGCCTTCAAATCTTCTACTCGTTCTTCCTATCTTCAAAATGGTAATGCTAACACCTCTCAGTCTGGTGGAACCATGGCCTCCCCTTCAAAGTCACTCGTCTACAAAGTTATGGATTTGATGTTTGGGTTGTAG